In Haloarchaeobius litoreus, the following are encoded in one genomic region:
- a CDS encoding DUF4097 family beta strand repeat-containing protein, translated as MQRRTVLSAASIALPTALAGCSLLDDGTEVTETVDREVVVDDGTPVSVVGQNGDVHVGTADGDAVTVEATKRTRGGQDALDEVEVRLDESAGTLAIRAVYPENRDLLAAPVVVDFQIGIPDGVLVDTVETANGEVSATGIAGDASLASANGPVQAENVDGNVSLRTTNGDVDAMGVAGLDRAVTTNGDVDVELRATRTDVPVETTNGDLTLRAAADLEATFDLSTSVGEVTVRGLSLDRSTDRSNRIVGDLNGGGDRVTAETTTGDVTLRSL; from the coding sequence ATGCAGCGCAGAACGGTCCTCTCGGCTGCGAGTATCGCCCTCCCCACCGCTCTCGCGGGCTGTAGCCTCCTCGACGACGGGACGGAGGTGACGGAGACCGTCGACCGGGAGGTCGTGGTCGACGACGGGACGCCGGTCAGCGTCGTCGGCCAGAACGGGGACGTCCACGTGGGGACGGCCGACGGGGACGCCGTGACCGTCGAGGCGACCAAACGGACCCGTGGCGGGCAGGACGCGCTGGACGAGGTCGAGGTCCGTCTCGACGAGTCGGCGGGCACCCTCGCGATTCGCGCGGTCTACCCGGAGAACCGCGACCTGCTGGCGGCACCGGTGGTCGTGGACTTCCAGATCGGCATCCCCGACGGCGTCCTCGTCGACACCGTCGAGACGGCCAACGGCGAGGTGTCCGCGACCGGCATCGCCGGCGACGCCAGCCTCGCGAGCGCCAACGGCCCGGTGCAGGCCGAGAACGTCGACGGCAACGTGAGCCTGCGGACGACCAACGGGGACGTCGACGCGATGGGTGTCGCCGGGCTGGACCGGGCGGTCACGACCAACGGCGACGTCGACGTCGAGCTCCGGGCCACCCGCACCGACGTGCCCGTCGAGACGACGAACGGCGACCTGACCCTCCGTGCTGCCGCGGATCTCGAGGCGACGTTCGACCTCTCGACGAGCGTCGGCGAGGTGACGGTCCGGGGGCTGTCGCTCGACCGCTCGACCGACCGCTCGAACCGTATCGTCGGCGACCTGAACGGCGGCGGCGACCGGGTCACCGCCGAGACGACGACCGGCGACGTGACCCTCCGGTCGCTCTGA
- a CDS encoding SHOCT domain-containing protein, producing the protein MSRSFGGTVLKLVVWAFVVLVALSVVGTVVGLLLGILSAVFTLVVVLGLLVLFGAVAAGVLSLLGGSGDDDGRTSDWFEAETTVETEPADAATEASRLRERYVAGEIDEVEFERRLDLLLDDPESEALLDDDRETEWEFDR; encoded by the coding sequence ATGAGTCGTTCGTTCGGGGGGACCGTCCTCAAGCTCGTCGTCTGGGCGTTCGTGGTGCTGGTCGCGCTCTCCGTCGTCGGGACCGTCGTCGGACTGCTCCTCGGCATCCTCAGTGCGGTGTTCACACTGGTCGTCGTGCTCGGGTTGCTCGTGCTGTTCGGCGCGGTCGCCGCCGGAGTGCTCTCGCTGCTCGGCGGGAGCGGTGACGACGACGGACGCACGTCGGACTGGTTCGAGGCAGAAACCACCGTCGAGACGGAGCCGGCGGACGCTGCCACCGAGGCTTCCCGGCTCCGCGAGCGCTACGTCGCCGGCGAGATCGACGAGGTGGAGTTCGAGCGCCGACTCGACCTGCTGCTCGACGACCCCGAGAGCGAGGCGTTGCTTGACGACGACCGCGAGACGGAGTGGGAGTTCGACCGGTAG
- a CDS encoding ZIP family metal transporter: protein MSFWGSLVVVFLAGLATALATGLGALPFFLVDDVSDRWNVALWGVASGIMISASIFGLMNEGLAASEGFPTVLLAGVVVGVLLVVVADDVLDRVDVGKYADDEPERATDGGAVEGVREQDHADDEHGHNHADGEHGHNHADDEHGHSHDHAELVHPDIVAEGDVKKLVLVLGVLTVHSFPEGVAVGVSFADMGLAGGIGMLGLTVPVLAIMMTVAISIHNVPEGLAISIPLRAMGVGRWRMVGAAIFSSLPQPIGAVIAFAFVRSAREFLPFGFGFAAGAMVFLVLSEFIPEALETGEGLDSKGYPELTAGLLGGFGVMVPLLFV from the coding sequence ATGAGCTTCTGGGGCTCCCTCGTCGTCGTCTTCCTCGCCGGGCTGGCGACCGCACTGGCGACCGGACTCGGCGCGCTGCCCTTCTTCCTCGTCGACGACGTGAGCGACCGGTGGAACGTCGCGCTGTGGGGGGTCGCCTCGGGCATCATGATCTCGGCGTCCATCTTCGGGCTGATGAACGAGGGGCTGGCCGCCAGCGAGGGCTTCCCGACCGTCCTGCTGGCGGGCGTCGTGGTCGGCGTGCTGCTGGTCGTGGTCGCCGACGACGTCCTCGACCGGGTCGACGTGGGCAAGTACGCCGACGACGAGCCGGAGCGCGCCACCGACGGCGGGGCCGTCGAGGGCGTCCGGGAGCAGGACCACGCCGACGACGAGCACGGGCACAACCACGCCGACGGCGAACACGGGCACAACCACGCCGACGACGAGCACGGGCACAGCCACGACCACGCGGAGCTGGTCCACCCGGATATCGTCGCCGAGGGCGACGTGAAGAAGCTGGTGCTCGTGCTCGGCGTGCTGACCGTCCACTCGTTCCCGGAGGGAGTCGCCGTCGGAGTCTCGTTCGCGGATATGGGCCTGGCAGGCGGTATCGGGATGCTCGGGCTCACCGTGCCCGTGCTGGCGATCATGATGACCGTCGCCATCTCTATCCACAACGTCCCGGAGGGGCTGGCCATCTCCATCCCGCTGCGAGCGATGGGCGTCGGGCGCTGGCGGATGGTCGGCGCGGCCATCTTCTCCAGCCTGCCCCAGCCCATCGGCGCGGTGATCGCGTTCGCGTTCGTCCGGAGCGCCCGCGAGTTCCTCCCGTTCGGCTTCGGCTTCGCCGCCGGCGCGATGGTGTTCCTCGTGCTGAGCGAGTTCATTCCCGAGGCCCTTGAGACGGGCGAGGGACTGGACTCGAAGGGCTATCCCGAACTCACCGCCGGGCTGCTCGGCGGCTTCGGCGTGATGGTCCCGCTGCTGTTCGTGTAG
- a CDS encoding NADPH-dependent FMN reductase: MRRNVHVLGLCGSLRDDSGTRTAIRRALTAADAAGATTELLDLREYELPPRDGDDADAGDAAALRERVAAADAVLLGSPVYHGSYASPLKTALDYCGSDEFEGTTVGLLAVAGGSYPTPALEHMRSVARAVGAWTLPLQVGIGDVGAAVADGDIVDADLAERVDRLGAELVAYAGVESYPTAVTETFDPVTGD; this comes from the coding sequence ATGAGACGGAACGTACACGTGCTCGGACTCTGCGGGAGTCTGCGCGACGACAGCGGCACCCGAACGGCGATACGACGCGCCCTCACGGCGGCGGATGCAGCTGGGGCCACGACGGAACTGCTCGACCTCCGCGAGTACGAGCTTCCGCCACGGGACGGCGACGACGCCGACGCCGGTGACGCAGCCGCCCTCCGCGAACGGGTCGCGGCCGCCGACGCCGTCCTGCTGGGCTCGCCGGTGTACCACGGCTCGTACGCCTCGCCGCTGAAGACCGCGCTCGACTACTGCGGGTCCGACGAGTTCGAGGGAACCACCGTCGGTCTGCTGGCGGTCGCGGGCGGGAGCTACCCGACGCCGGCGCTCGAACACATGCGGTCGGTCGCTCGCGCGGTGGGCGCGTGGACGCTCCCCCTGCAGGTCGGCATCGGGGACGTCGGGGCGGCGGTCGCGGACGGCGACATCGTCGACGCGGACCTGGCCGAGCGCGTCGACAGGCTCGGCGCGGAGCTGGTCGCCTACGCGGGCGTCGAGTCG
- a CDS encoding DUF7351 domain-containing protein has translation MGDDPGEQPSMREAFALLGHDIRLDILVVLLDEWVAAYTEPTTYAELMDAVGVSDSGKFNYHLGRLHGTYVEKVDGGYVPTAAATALYRAVVAHRPDRARDRTQFEVDSECPRCGARLVGTHERGFLSVDCESCDDWLGFSYPFPGNGFRGRTDDEAVRAAHGRCKQHLGVARSGQCPFCAATTTIEVERDAIVAGNEPPIEIRCDSCSFHVGSHVLFPFLLDPDVTAVLSDAGIDVERYEWELPEPTTRVTSQEPLRIHVEVDGPDGTATFVIDDRLDVSSGRLE, from the coding sequence ATGGGAGACGACCCGGGGGAGCAACCATCGATGCGGGAGGCGTTCGCGTTGCTCGGTCACGACATCCGGCTGGACATCCTCGTGGTGCTTCTGGACGAGTGGGTGGCTGCGTACACGGAACCGACGACGTACGCGGAGTTGATGGATGCTGTCGGGGTGTCGGACAGTGGGAAGTTCAACTATCATCTCGGGCGGCTCCACGGTACGTACGTCGAGAAGGTAGACGGCGGCTACGTACCGACCGCTGCAGCGACCGCACTCTATCGGGCAGTCGTCGCGCACCGGCCCGACCGGGCGCGGGACAGGACACAGTTCGAGGTCGACTCGGAGTGTCCCCGTTGTGGCGCTCGGCTGGTCGGGACCCACGAACGGGGTTTCCTGTCGGTCGACTGTGAGTCCTGCGACGACTGGCTCGGGTTCTCCTACCCGTTTCCAGGGAACGGATTCCGCGGTCGGACTGACGACGAGGCCGTGCGTGCTGCACATGGGCGCTGCAAACAGCATCTCGGAGTGGCTCGTTCCGGCCAGTGTCCGTTCTGTGCGGCGACGACGACCATCGAGGTCGAGCGGGATGCCATCGTTGCGGGGAACGAGCCACCAATCGAGATCAGGTGTGACTCCTGTTCGTTTCACGTCGGCTCACACGTCCTGTTCCCCTTCCTGCTCGACCCCGACGTGACGGCCGTGCTCTCCGACGCGGGGATCGATGTGGAACGATACGAGTGGGAACTACCGGAACCAACGACACGGGTCACCTCGCAGGAGCCACTGCGGATACACGTCGAGGTCGACGGGCCGGACGGGACGGCGACGTTCGTCATCGACGACCGTCTCGACGTGTCCTCGGGGCGTCTCGAGTGA